In a single window of the Enoplosus armatus isolate fEnoArm2 chromosome 15, fEnoArm2.hap1, whole genome shotgun sequence genome:
- the ppp1r14d gene encoding protein phosphatase 1 regulatory subunit 14B — protein sequence MASEPSTQSRVMFQATDKTEEPAHRKLGKLTVKYNRKDLQRRLDIEEWIDGQLHLLFDCEEEEMPELEIDIDELLELTDEGQRTRLQELLQECGKPKEDFINGLLYRIKGLRKMSGPLKK from the exons ATGGCGTCAGAGCCCAGCACCCAATCCAGGGTGATGTTCCAGGCAACGGACAAAACAGAGGAGCCAGCGCACCGCAAGCTGGGCAAGCTGACAGTCAAATACAACCGCAAGGACCTGCAGAGGAGGCTGGATATCGAGGAGTGGATCGACGGGCAGCTGCACCTCCTGTTTGACTGTGAG GAGGAAGAGATGCCAGAGTTAGAGATCGACATAGATGAGCTCCTGGAGCTGACAGACGAGGGGCAGAGAACCCGGCTGCAG GAGTTGTTGCAGGAATGCGGAAAGCCAAAAGAG GATTTTATCAATGGGCTACTCTACAGGATAAAGGGTCTACGCAAGATGTCAGGTCCCTTGAAGAAATAA